The Natronosporangium hydrolyticum nucleotide sequence GGGCGGGCGCTGGCAGCCGCTCTGCGCCCCGGTGACCTGGTGGTGCTCACCGGGCCGCTCGGCGCCGGCAAGACCGTGCTCGCGCAGGGGCTCGGCGAAGGGCTGGGGGTGGTCGGCCCGATCACCTCCCCGACATTCGTGATCGCCCGGGTGCACCGGCCCGACCCGGCCGCCGGCGGTACGACGCCGTTGGTGCACGTCGACGCGTACCGGTTGGGCATTGACGTGGACCCGCGGGTCGCCGTGGACGATCTGGATCTGGACGCGACCGCCGAGGAGTCGGTCACCGTGGTCGAGTGGGGTGAGGGTGTGGTGGAGCAGCTAGCCCCGGCCCACCTGCGAGTGCGGATCGACCGGCGGGAGGACGACATCCGGACGGTGACGCTCACCGGCGGCGGGGACTGGCCGGAGCGGCTGGTCGAACTGCCTGCCCCGGTAGAGTGCGACCGTGCTGGTTCTGGCGATTGACACCGCGACCGCGGCCACCTCGGTCGCGGTGGTGCGGCTCGTTGACGGCGAGGCGGCGGCTGAGCCGGTGCGGCGGCGACACGTCGATCCTCGCGGCCACGGCGAGCACCTGGCGCCGCTGGTGCGGGCGGCGCTGGCCGAGGCCGGCGGCCGGCCGGCGGACCTGACCGCGATCGTGGCGGGCACCGGCCCAGGCCCCTACACCGGCCTCCGGGTGGGGTTGGCCACCGCCGCGGCGATGGGGCAGGCGCTCAGCCTCCCGACCTACGACGTCTGCTCGTTGGATGGCCTCGGCGCGATTTTGCCCGGCAACGGGCTGGTCGCCACCGACGCTCGGCGGCGAGAGATCTACTGGGCGATCTACACGGACCGGACCCG carries:
- the tsaE gene encoding tRNA (adenosine(37)-N6)-threonylcarbamoyltransferase complex ATPase subunit type 1 TsaE; this encodes MTAAHQTAAYQLASVSATRQFGRALAAALRPGDLVVLTGPLGAGKTVLAQGLGEGLGVVGPITSPTFVIARVHRPDPAAGGTTPLVHVDAYRLGIDVDPRVAVDDLDLDATAEESVTVVEWGEGVVEQLAPAHLRVRIDRREDDIRTVTLTGGGDWPERLVELPAPVECDRAGSGD
- the tsaB gene encoding tRNA (adenosine(37)-N6)-threonylcarbamoyltransferase complex dimerization subunit type 1 TsaB translates to MLVLAIDTATAATSVAVVRLVDGEAAAEPVRRRHVDPRGHGEHLAPLVRAALAEAGGRPADLTAIVAGTGPGPYTGLRVGLATAAAMGQALSLPTYDVCSLDGLGAILPGNGLVATDARRREIYWAIYTDRTRVAGPGVARPEDLLPTIAAHGVGQGYGEGALRYRAALGVPVAAEPVYPDPVALVEVAAARIVAGAEGESLTPRYLRRPDAAEPGTPKPVTPG